Within the bacterium genome, the region ATCGAGACTTTTGAAAGAGCATTATAATCTACTTTAAAACAATAATAATCCCATTTAAAAACAGGATTAGGAACAAATTCTTTTATAAATATACGGTCTTTTTCAAAAGACTTTCTAAATTCATCCGGCATCGTATCTCCTTCTTCTCTTCCTCTAACCCAGCTGGTTGTGATTAAATAATCCACTTCGTTTTGAGTATAAATCTTCACGGTAGTAACATATCCACCAATATAAGGGGGTTTTTCTAAAACAGAAACATTTTCCAATATATACCTAGGGTCTTTCTGCCCTTTAATCATTGCAAGTAAAAAGATTCCGTTTACATTTTGTTTGCTTGCTCTCTCAAATTGTTCCTTGAATTGTTTATTGCTTTTATGTAAAGGAACTCCCACAATGGAAGTTTGGTCAAAATATTCCATTCCTTCAGACACTATCTTGCTCTCAGGAGGGATTGTTTTTTCAATAAATTCTTTAGCTAAATTTCTTGTATCCGGGCAGCTTATCAAATAATTATATTTTAATACATTCAATAACGGCGGAATTACGACTAATATACTTACAACAGCAATAAAAAAATGTCTCGTTTTTGGTTTCTTTTTACAAATTATGATACTAATCTCATATATAAACTTAGCCGCAAAGAAAACAATAAAAGGAATTATAGCAATTGCATACCATGGACAAGTCCCAAGATTTAAAATGGCACCCCAAAAAAGAATTATGAATACAATAAAACTAACATTCTCTTTTTTATATAATGAATATAATATTCCTAAAATTCCAACTATTTCTAATGGCATTCCAATTCCATTTTTTATATGCTCTGTCAAATAAATTAACCAATTAGGTTGTATACTTACACTTCTTGACACACTAAATCGAGTTCCAAGACCAAATATTGTATTCGTAAACTTATCAAAACTAAATATTGCCGAAGGCGTTAACGCCAAGAATGTAGTTACACTGCACAGGATAAAGGTTAAGCAATTTTTAATTCTATTAGTAAATAATATTTTTTTCTCCATAAGAAAAACGATTGCAGGAGTAATTAAATAAATAACCAAAGTGAATCTTGCCGCTATTGCAAGACCGGCAAATATACCTGTAAGAATATACTTTTTACGTTTTATTCGTCCATTAACATCCTCTTCATCTTTTTGGGAAAAGCAAAAATAAACTGAAATCAACATCATTAAAATTCCTAAAGCATCCTCCTTCATAAATTTTGCCTGTTGAACAGCTAAAAAGCTAAACGTAAAGAAAAAAGCAGAGAGGAGTCCTACTGTTTTATTGTAAAGTCTCTTTCCTATTAAATATAGAACAAAAACACTAATGCTTGATGAAAGAACAAATAGCATTCTGCCAATCAGATATACACTTGATGGGTCTCTTGCATAAAGTACCAGAAAATCAAAAGGAGTATAAACTATTTTTATAAATTTTAAGATTAAATAATATATACCATAGAATACGGCAAGTATATTAGGAATTAAATCGCCATAAGCATAAAAATGATAAGTAGGGGAAGCTTGTCCTTTATGAGACAACCTATAAAAAGCATCTACAGGGAAAAGTCTTTCATCATAGTGGAATAAACTTGGTAAACCAAAATTAAATTCCCATATTCTTAAAACAAAAGCTATTAAAATAATAAATGAGAGCAGTAATATACTTTGTTTTTCTTTATGGAGATTCATTTTCTGTCTGTTTGACAAATAGGTAAAGGAGAGATTCTTTTCTTATATATTTTTATAATTGGTCCACCAATAATCTTTCTATGCCATATTGCTACTTTAGATAGAGCGTTATAATCTATTTTTGAAAAACAATAATAATCCCAATCAAAGACCGGATTAGGCTTGAATTCTTTTATAATCTCATATTCTTTTTCCAGTGAAATTGCAAATTTTTCCGGCATAATATACTTACTATAATTCCAACTACAGTCTCTTACCCAGCTACTCATAATCAAATAATCTATATTGTGCTCTAAATAAATTTCAACTGTAGTATCATATTTTTCATTTTTATAAGGAGGATCTTCCAAAATTAAAATATTCTCCAGTGTATAGCTCGGTTCCTTTTGCCCCTTGATTTCTGCGAGAACAAGAGCACCTCCAAAACCTTCTTTTTTTACCTTATCAAATTGTTCCTGCAATTGTTTTTTACTTTTATTTATAGGAACCCCCAGAATAGAAGTTTGTTCAAAATATTCCATTCCTTCAGATACTATCTTGCTTCCCGGAGGAATCGTTTTTTCAATAAATTCTTTAGCTAAATTTCTTGTATCCGGGCAGCTTATCAAATAATTATATTTTAATACATTCAATAACGGCGGAATTACAACTAATATACTTACAACGGCAAGAAAAAAATGTCTCGTTTTTGGTTTCTTTTTACAAATTATGATACTAATCTCATATATAAACTTAGCCGCAAAGAAAACAATAAAAGGAATTATAGCAATTGCATGCCACGAGGGAGTAGCAAGATTAAAAACAGCGCTTCCAAAAAGGACTACAAATACAATCAGGCTGATATTCTCTTTTTTATATAACGAATATAACATTCCTAAAATTCCAATTATTGCCAAGGGTATTCCGATTCCATTATCCATATGTATCATCCATGCAGAGTTAGAATTTATACTTTTTGACGCTTCCCCAACTTGTATTCCAAGACTAAGCATATTAATAAAAAATATATAACATCTAAAAATCACAGAAGGAGTTAATATCAAAAATGTAGATATACTGCAAAGGATAAAAATTAAACAATTTTTAATTTTGTTAGCAAATAATATTTTCTTATCCATAAGAAAAACAATTACGGGAACAATCAAATAAACAACTAAAGTAAACCTTGCAGCTATTGCAAGTCCGGCAAATATACCTGTAAGAATATACTTTTTATGTTTTATTTGTCCATTAACATCCTCTTCATCTTTTTGGGGAAAGCAAAAATAAACTGAAATCAACATCAGCAAAGTCCCCAAAGTATCGCCTTTCATAAATTTCGCCTGTTGAACTGATAAGA harbors:
- a CDS encoding glycosyltransferase family 39 protein — encoded protein: MNLHKEKQSILLLSFIILIAFVLRIWEFNFGLPSLFHYDERLFPVDAFYRLSHKGQASPTYHFYAYGDLIPNILAVFYGIYYLILKFIKIVYTPFDFLVLYARDPSSVYLIGRMLFVLSSSISVFVLYLIGKRLYNKTVGLLSAFFFTFSFLAVQQAKFMKEDALGILMMLISVYFCFSQKDEEDVNGRIKRKKYILTGIFAGLAIAARFTLVIYLITPAIVFLMEKKILFTNRIKNCLTFILCSVTTFLALTPSAIFSFDKFTNTIFGLGTRFSVSRSVSIQPNWLIYLTEHIKNGIGMPLEIVGILGILYSLYKKENVSFIVFIILFWGAILNLGTCPWYAIAIIPFIVFFAAKFIYEISIIICKKKPKTRHFFIAVVSILVVIPPLLNVLKYNYLISCPDTRNLAKEFIEKTIPPESKIVSEGMEYFDQTSIVGVPLHKSNKQFKEQFERASKQNVNGIFLLAMIKGQKDPRYILENVSVLEKPPYIGGYVTTVKIYTQNEVDYLITTSWVRGREEGDTMPDEFRKSFEKDRIFIKEFVPNPVFKWDYYCFKVDYNALSKVSIFDKNITGGPIIRIYKLKKPLESVELRE
- a CDS encoding glycosyltransferase family 39 protein, with the translated sequence MRNYKKQHYELFFLILILAGAFILRLWGVNFGLPGLFHLDERIFPVDAFYRLSHKGQIPFVHHSYPYGDLIPNMLAVFYGIYYLILKLIKIVHTPFDFLVFYIRNPSSVYLIGRMLFVLSSTASVFVLYLIGKRLCNKTVGFLSAFFLAFNFLSVQQAKFMKGDTLGTLLMLISVYFCFPQKDEEDVNGQIKHKKYILTGIFAGLAIAARFTLVVYLIVPVIVFLMDKKILFANKIKNCLIFILCSISTFLILTPSVIFRCYIFFINMLSLGIQVGEASKSINSNSAWMIHMDNGIGIPLAIIGILGMLYSLYKKENISLIVFVVLFGSAVFNLATPSWHAIAIIPFIVFFAAKFIYEISIIICKKKPKTRHFFLAVVSILVVIPPLLNVLKYNYLISCPDTRNLAKEFIEKTIPPGSKIVSEGMEYFEQTSILGVPINKSKKQLQEQFDKVKKEGFGGALVLAEIKGQKEPSYTLENILILEDPPYKNEKYDTTVEIYLEHNIDYLIMSSWVRDCSWNYSKYIMPEKFAISLEKEYEIIKEFKPNPVFDWDYYCFSKIDYNALSKVAIWHRKIIGGPIIKIYKKRISPLPICQTDRK